In Pseudomonas sp. MM213, a genomic segment contains:
- the bcsB gene encoding cellulose biosynthesis cyclic di-GMP-binding regulatory protein BcsB yields MNSKSFAVGNLRGVRRALARATCTMLALGSGVAAFAETAPATSATAGAGNYSLTLKQLGRNYPMTLRGVESADSVNFDVRADAIVTGAHLTLQYTYSPALLADLSQINVMVNDEVAASLPLPKENAGAMQKQVVEIPAHLITEFNRLSLQFVGHYSMSCEDPQHSSLWARISNNSQLDIQVSPLTLPDDLAILPLPFFDRRDARQLSLPFVFAAAPDNSTLEAAGALSSWFGAQASYRGAVFSSRFNQLPASGNAVVLLSGPDALQLGGLTLPAATGPTLTLMSNPNDANGKLLVITGRDGAELKRAATALVLGSQALSGSRVVIDHLDNVQPRKPYDAPNWLPTDRPVKLGELIAAKQLNVAGYNPGEITVPLNFPPDLFTWRDEGAPLDLKYRYTPQEKSSNSSFIVSFNDGLIQSRNLPSQDKLDSGVLSALKTNDSLAREVRVRLPLNSVALQSRLQLRYMFDYIKQGECGDIIIDNMRGSVDPESTLDLRGYDHFMAMPNLGVFKDAGFPFTRLADLSQTAVVLPDSAGATDLDAYLTVLGRFGQSTGYPATGVQVTQAAQVATAADKDLLVLASGANQPLLTQWADRLPAAGNDGKQRFELSDLPMRVRDWFSPDPDANQRKARLAMAFSGGQRSTYLTGFESPLKSGRSVVVIASDRPEGLTEATKALVGGEEYTQSIQGSLVVVRGKSIEALVADEQYYVGELGPFKYVQWMLSRHVGWMFALTGLAIVLLSGLAYVSLRARAKRRLEV; encoded by the coding sequence ATGAACTCGAAGTCTTTCGCTGTCGGTAACCTGCGCGGTGTTCGCCGCGCTCTGGCTCGTGCGACCTGCACCATGCTGGCGTTGGGGAGTGGTGTCGCGGCGTTCGCCGAAACGGCGCCGGCGACCAGTGCCACGGCAGGTGCCGGCAACTACAGTCTGACGCTCAAGCAGCTGGGCCGGAACTATCCGATGACCCTGCGCGGCGTCGAGTCCGCCGACAGCGTCAACTTCGACGTGCGCGCCGATGCGATCGTGACCGGCGCGCACCTGACGTTGCAATACACCTATTCCCCTGCGCTGCTGGCCGACCTTTCGCAGATCAACGTGATGGTCAACGATGAGGTGGCCGCCAGCCTGCCGTTGCCCAAGGAAAACGCCGGGGCGATGCAAAAACAGGTGGTGGAGATTCCCGCTCACCTGATCACCGAGTTCAACCGTTTGAGCCTGCAGTTCGTCGGCCACTATTCGATGAGTTGCGAAGACCCGCAGCACTCCAGCCTGTGGGCCAGGATCAGCAACAACAGTCAGCTCGACATTCAAGTGTCGCCACTGACCTTGCCGGACGATCTGGCGATCCTGCCGTTGCCGTTTTTCGACCGTCGGGATGCGCGTCAGCTGAGCTTGCCGTTTGTGTTTGCCGCTGCGCCAGACAACAGCACCCTGGAAGCCGCCGGCGCACTGTCGTCGTGGTTCGGCGCCCAGGCCAGCTATCGCGGCGCGGTGTTTTCCTCGCGCTTCAACCAACTGCCGGCCAGCGGCAATGCCGTGGTGCTGCTCAGTGGTCCTGATGCGCTGCAACTCGGTGGTTTGACGCTGCCGGCGGCGACAGGGCCGACCCTGACGCTGATGAGCAATCCCAACGATGCGAACGGCAAATTGCTGGTGATCACCGGTCGCGACGGGGCGGAACTCAAGCGCGCCGCGACGGCGTTGGTGCTGGGCAGTCAGGCGTTGTCGGGCAGCCGCGTGGTGATCGACCATCTCGACAACGTGCAGCCACGCAAGCCGTACGATGCACCGAACTGGTTGCCCACCGATCGTCCGGTCAAGCTGGGTGAGTTGATTGCGGCCAAGCAATTGAATGTCGCCGGCTACAACCCCGGCGAGATCACCGTGCCGCTGAATTTCCCGCCAGACCTGTTCACCTGGCGCGACGAAGGCGCACCGCTGGACCTCAAATACCGCTACACCCCGCAAGAGAAATCCTCCAACTCGTCGTTCATTGTCAGCTTCAACGACGGGCTGATTCAGTCTCGCAACCTGCCGTCCCAGGACAAACTCGACAGCGGTGTGCTCAGCGCGCTGAAGACCAACGACAGCCTGGCCCGCGAAGTTCGTGTGCGCCTGCCGTTGAACTCGGTCGCCCTGCAATCGCGCCTGCAACTGCGCTACATGTTCGATTACATCAAACAGGGCGAGTGCGGCGACATCATCATCGACAACATGCGCGGCAGCGTGGACCCGGAATCGACCCTGGACCTGCGCGGCTACGACCACTTCATGGCCATGCCCAACCTCGGCGTGTTCAAGGATGCAGGCTTCCCGTTCACCCGCCTGGCCGACCTGTCGCAAACCGCCGTGGTGCTGCCGGACAGCGCCGGGGCTACTGACCTGGATGCCTACCTCACGGTGCTCGGACGGTTTGGTCAGTCCACCGGTTACCCGGCCACCGGTGTACAGGTGACGCAAGCGGCGCAGGTCGCGACGGCTGCCGACAAGGATCTGCTGGTGTTGGCGTCCGGTGCCAACCAGCCGTTGCTGACCCAGTGGGCCGACCGTCTGCCGGCGGCCGGGAATGACGGTAAGCAACGTTTCGAACTGTCCGACTTGCCCATGCGCGTACGGGATTGGTTCAGCCCCGACCCGGATGCCAACCAGCGCAAGGCACGGCTGGCCATGGCGTTTTCCGGCGGGCAGCGCAGCACGTACCTGACCGGTTTCGAGTCGCCGCTGAAGAGCGGTCGCAGCGTCGTGGTGATTGCCAGCGACCGGCCGGAAGGCCTCACCGAAGCGACCAAAGCCTTGGTCGGTGGCGAGGAATACACCCAGTCGATCCAGGGCAGCCTGGTGGTGGTTCGCGGCAAATCCATCGAAGCGCTGGTGGCGGACGAGCAGTACTACGTCGGCGAACTCGGGCCGTTCAAGTACGTGCAATGGATGTTGTCGCGGCATGTGGGCTGGATGTTTGCGCTGACCGGGCTGGCCATCGTGCTGCTCAGTGGTCTGGCGTACGTGTCGCTGCGTGCCCGCGCCAAACGACGTCTTGAGGTGTGA
- the bcsZ gene encoding cellulose synthase complex periplasmic endoglucanase BcsZ, translating into MSVPAFARKRPCRAAVIALSTLLLAWLLPATAQAQRCEASTWPLWQTFVEHFVQPDGRVLDASTPQRHSSSEGQSYAMFFALVANDRVTFDKLWRWSQDNLAQGDIKNNLPGWFWGLDEQGQWRLLDSNSASDADLWFAYALLEAGRLWQSDAYTQAARQILHNVVTQEVEDLPGLGKMLMPGKFGFIKPDLNKPELWQLNPSYLPIPVLRRFADIDRNGPWAEIATNTATLIKAVSYKGFVADWVSYRRTGPGKGEFIVDPVKGELGSYDAIRTYLWAGVMPVKDPLRKPLLGSLGGMLAATLADGVPPEKVQVLSGQRSGAGPFGFSAALLPYFKALGNASLQQQQALRVQQLMAQTLTAEAVQAKQPPYYFFVLSLFSLGYMDNRYHFLDHGKLQPMWEKQCQRAVTP; encoded by the coding sequence ATGAGCGTGCCCGCCTTCGCCCGTAAACGCCCGTGCCGTGCCGCCGTGATCGCGCTGTCGACGCTGCTGCTGGCATGGCTGCTGCCCGCCACCGCTCAGGCGCAACGTTGCGAGGCATCGACCTGGCCGTTGTGGCAGACGTTCGTCGAGCACTTTGTGCAACCCGACGGGCGTGTGCTGGACGCCAGCACGCCGCAACGTCACAGCTCGTCTGAAGGTCAGTCGTACGCCATGTTCTTCGCCCTGGTGGCGAATGACCGGGTCACCTTTGACAAGCTGTGGCGCTGGAGTCAGGACAACCTCGCCCAGGGCGATATCAAGAACAATCTGCCGGGTTGGTTCTGGGGCCTGGACGAGCAGGGCCAATGGCGCCTGCTGGACAGCAATTCGGCGTCAGACGCCGATCTCTGGTTCGCCTACGCGTTGCTCGAAGCCGGGAGGCTTTGGCAGAGCGACGCCTACACCCAGGCGGCGCGCCAGATCCTGCACAACGTTGTCACCCAGGAGGTCGAGGACCTGCCGGGGCTGGGCAAAATGCTGATGCCGGGAAAATTCGGATTTATCAAACCCGACCTCAACAAGCCTGAGCTGTGGCAGCTCAACCCCAGTTACCTGCCGATTCCGGTGCTGCGCCGATTCGCCGACATCGATCGCAACGGACCGTGGGCGGAAATCGCCACGAACACCGCGACCCTGATCAAGGCCGTCAGCTACAAAGGCTTCGTTGCCGATTGGGTCAGTTATCGCCGCACCGGGCCGGGCAAGGGCGAGTTCATCGTCGACCCGGTCAAGGGTGAATTGGGCAGTTACGATGCGATCCGCACGTACCTGTGGGCGGGCGTAATGCCGGTCAAGGACCCGCTGCGCAAACCGCTGCTCGGCAGCCTGGGCGGCATGCTCGCCGCCACGCTCGCCGACGGTGTGCCGCCGGAGAAAGTCCAGGTGCTCAGTGGTCAGCGCAGCGGTGCCGGCCCGTTCGGTTTTTCCGCCGCGCTGCTGCCGTATTTCAAAGCGCTGGGCAATGCGTCGCTGCAACAGCAACAGGCCTTGCGCGTGCAGCAACTGATGGCCCAGACCCTGACCGCCGAAGCGGTCCAGGCAAAGCAGCCACCCTATTACTTTTTTGTACTGAGCCTGTTTTCGCTGGGCTACATGGACAACCGCTACCACTTCCTCGATCACGGGAAGTTGCAACCGATGTGGGAGAAGCAATGCCAGCGCGCCGTCACGCCATAG